Sequence from the Podarcis raffonei isolate rPodRaf1 chromosome 16, rPodRaf1.pri, whole genome shotgun sequence genome:
ACCCACCAGCTTCTGCTAATGCTGAAAATAGGGCAGTGTATATTCTACAATTCAGGGGGGAAAATGTGTAATATGGTAGACACTGGTTCACAATCTCTTGCCTCGCACCGGCACCGAGGCAATCCACTCCCAGCAGATTCGATTCTTTAAAAAATCCACCACCAGGCCACCAAAGAGCTCAGTCATGTTCTctgaaattttatttattgctcCAGACGGGGTGCTTCTTTCCACCGGGGTGCTGTGCTCAAGTCCTTGCGGCAGGGAGGGTCAGAACCGCAGTCCGCGGCGGGAGAGGTCTTCCCGGGCCTCTCGGATCTGCTCCTGCAACTCTTGCGCCGCCTCCTCGCAGTCGTTGAAGGTGGCCAAGCGGTACCCGACGACGCCCAGGGAGTAGCAGCCAAAGGCCACCAGCAGGTAGGTGGGCAGGGGCCACAGCACTTGGTGCCAGGCTGGGGGCAGGGGGTCGAGCCCCAAAAGGTTGAGAGTGAGAGCCGCCCAGACGGCGCCCAGGATAGACAGAGTCCACAGCCACTGCAGGAGTTTCGTCATGGCGGCGCAGCTGAGCGAGCCTAGAGAAGAGGAGATGTGTCAGCACTTGGGAGCAAAAGTAGGGGACCTCTGGGCTGTGCAGCCCTCCAGACTTCTCTGCCTGGCCCTgcgggaccttctgcaagccacACCCCTCGCCAATCTCGCTTTGCACCCTGCTTTGCCTGGCTGGGAAGCCCTGGtccctcccaccctacccactatgccacactgcctcAAATCCACAGACAAGGCATCCATTTGGCCGCAGGCTTAATCCCTGATGAATGGACAGTGGAGAGACGAAGTGAGGAACACTAATGGCTCCCCACTCTCGTaggaaaggcacaggagccctgcaAGAGAGTAAAGTTGGCAGTCCCAAGCGTGCTTCCTATGCATTTAAAAGAAGGAATGGCGTAAATGCTATGATTTCTCCAATGCAATCCTCCCAGATTTCTGCAACAATTGCCCATCTCCCCCACCAACTGTCAATATCCTCTCCTAGGCTGGAATTCCCACCTGGAAATTCCTTCCTGGTCAGCAGCGACGCTGTATTCGGGATTCTGCTCTTGCGCTGGGTTCCTGTGCGCGTCGCGCGCGGGGTGACGCCATCTCCCCTTCCAGCCAATCACCGCCTCCTCCGAGAGATAGACAATAGGCTGCGCGCCGCGGTGCATTTGGGGAGTTgtagtttattctctctctctctctctctctctctctctctctctctctctctctctctctctctctctcctctttgccATTTGGAAACCACCTTCTTTGGTTCGTAATTCCGTCCCCAGCAACCTCTCCCGGGGCTTAATAGCGCTCCTCCCCTCCCCGGCGTTTCCTTTTCTCCAGCCTTAGGTATGTAGGTAGATAAAAAGGGcgcccctgagcatgtgcagagtattAACGCGTTGCGGTCACGTGGGACGCACTTGGAACGGGAGGGGATGCCTTCTTGGGGCGAGGGATGTTGCGGAGCTGGAAAAGGTTGAGAAAACGGGGGCGCCCCAAATGACCCAGGgactggagcaactcccctgtgaggaaattTCACAACGTTTGAGGCTTTTTAGGGTAGAGAAAAGGCGACTCGGGgcggggaagggggaagaggcaTCATACTGGGATatcaaataatagaatcatacgagttggaagggatcctgagggtcatctagcccaacccgctgcaatgcaggaatatgcagctgtgtgaacctgcagccttggcgttgTCGGCACAAAGCTCGAACCAACAGAGCTTTCCAGGCTGGGGAGAAAGTCGATGGAGAAATCCGCTACACCGCTTCCCTCTCTTGTAATAAAGTCCTGGTACCCGGGGTCATCCAAAGAAGAATGTGGGAAGGTTCAGGGCAAGTAAAAAGGGAAAGCCAGTAGttcattttacatttatttacttGCTGCATATATATTCCACCttcatttttctccaaggagctcaaggtggcctgcaTGGCTCTcccacctcctcatttaatccccacaacaaccgcTTGAGCTAGGGCAGGGACTGCTTCCCGACGTTATGCCCAGTGAACTTCGTACagccaagtagggatttgaacccaggcctctcCCAGATCTTAGACCTGGGACcctaaacactacaccacaccaccGGCTCTAAACTATGGGACTTGTTCCCAACAGAGGCATTGATGATGGCCACTGACTTCtcacttggaaggctttaaaagaaaattagacaaattcagcaGGGTTTAAGAGTCCCTCTCTTTTCCCatgggactctgggaattgtagctccctctaacaactcttagcaaacTATACTTGCCAGAGTTCttaggggaagccatgtctgtttaaagtggtatggtactgctttaaatgtgtacttcAGAGGGGGGTCTAATTGGATAGGATCCTCTACATGCAATCTTTTATAATTTCAAAAGCTTTTATTAACCCCtgaatattttgtttaaaaatctcTTAAGCGGCatacaacataaaataaataatccaATGTCAGCTGTACTGAGACGAGGCCCATTATAAAGATTGGGCATGACAAACTTCGAGTCATTCATGTGCTTGGAGGTTCCAGCCCTTGTCAAAAATATCAAATTATATGTATTTTTCTCCATTATAGCTGTGTGCCACAGCGACCAGCACCAAGTGTTCAGTGTAAGATTTTGGGCTGTTTTCCACTGAGCTGCAATTATTATTTGCACTGCAAAGATCTTATATAAGTCCTGTCCTTTTGACAGTATGGTACCGTCAAAAATATTCAGCAATGTTAATTTTGGGCAGCAAACGATAGTTTCTTTCGTGATATTTAtcctttctgcaaaaaaaaaattttaagccTGTCTGGTTGAAAAACCAAAACATCGCAAACAAATCCAGCAGAACACAAATATAATAAACAAGAGCATGTAAAAAGCATGAGTTTGGGGAATtcaaagaaattaaaacaaagcaaaccagGGCAGGGCTCCTGTTCGCTTGCGCCTCCTGCCTGGATCGGTGCCCTGCTGGGCACGAACTCTGAACTTCCCTGACCGCTGATGTCAGAATGGGGACCCTGGTCAAGAGCCTTGTTTCGCGTGTGGCTTAGACCAGTGAGAACCTCTGAGCGGCTGGTTCCCAGTGCCCGGCTCCCCACTCTGACATCACAAAGGAAGGCGGAGGGAAGTGGCTTCTAATCTGTGCCAGGCTGCAAGCAGGCAGCCAGGAGCAGGCAGCCGAGCCCCCTCTGAGCTCCCAACCCAGTTCCTGTCTCAGCACAGCCCGGGGCCCATGAAACTTGGCACCCAAGTGGGGCATGGAGGTGGATTAATTGGTGgcagaggaacagaggaagttgCCCGAGACTCAGTCGGGGCATCTAGCCTGGCAGTGTCTGCAACAGGAGCGGGAGAAagccgtggccctccagatgttgcaggacttcaGCTCCCACATTCCCCGGACATGctgactatacatttaaagtggtatcatagaatcatcatagagttggaagggacctcaagggtcatctagtccaaccccctgcaatgcaggaatctcagctaaataataataataataaaaataaattttatttataccccaccctccccagcctagatcgggctcagggcggccaacacccgatataaaaacaaattgattgaaatacaacttaaaaacaagattaaaatacaacattaaaacattaaaatacagcctcatttcagtggaaactcaaatcaaaaacttttttgaggATGGAAACGTCAAGCATCCAGGACAGCttaagccatccaacctctgcttaaaaacctccaaggaaggagagttcaccacctcccgagggagaccgttcccctttcgaacagctcttgctgtcaggaagttcttcctgatgtttagtcggaatctcctttcttgaaacgtGAAGTCaagggttcgagtcctgccctccagagcaggagaaaacaagctttctccaacTTCCATgaagcagcccttgagatatttgaagatggctatcatctcctctcagtctcctcttctccaggctaaacatacccagctccttcaaccgttcctcatccggcttggtttccagaccctcttggttgccctcctctgcacaccttccagcttgtcaacatccttcctaaactGTGCTGCCCAGAAATGGacgcagtattccaggtgtggtctgaccaaggcagaatcagtatcagaccactttaaacagttgtggcttcccccaaagaatcctgggaaattgtgttttgttaagggtgctgcaagTTCTTAGGAGTTCCCCActattccccctcacagaactacatttACCAGAGTGGTGTAACAACCAATTATCCCTCTtcctggggaactctgggaattgtagttctgtgagggagaATGGGGGGTGTCTCctggcaactctcagcacccttaaactacagttcccagaattctttggggtggtactgtttaaagtggtaggtaaagggacccctgaccattaggtccagtcgtgaccgactctggggttgcagccctcatctcgctttactggccgagggagccggcgtacagcttccgggtcatatggccagcatgactaagccgcttctggcgaaccagagcagcgcacggaaacgccgtttaccttcccactggagtggtacctatttatctacttgcactttgtgcttttgaactgctaggtagacaggagcagggaccgagcaacgggagctcaccccgtcgtggggattcgaaccgccgaccttctgatcagcaagtcctaggctctgtggtttaacccacagcgccacccacatccctgtggTAGGACATGgctttaaacatatagtgcaCATGAAATTTACGGGCTTAAGTTAGGCATGGGCTTGGATTTCCGTAGGTCTACTCTGGGCAAGGTTTAGTTGGATACAGCTCAGACTTTCTGCCACAAACAGAGCCACCTCACCTTCTCCACAAACTGTGCCTGATTCCAAGAATCAACTGGAGAGGAAGCAGTGATTTGTTTTATTCTCCTCTCGGTGGCTCTTTGGAAGAATCGAGGCGGCTTTTGGCAGGAAGCATCTGGCTTCCTCCGTGTCCGGCCGAGGCTGGGATTCGGACGATAGCTGAAGGAAATGTTGGCGAAGTGTGAGACTCAGGATGGAGATCGTGGGAGGCCTTTGAATTGAAGCAGACAGATCTGTCAACACCACCTAACTAGTACACTCATGGCTTTCAAGAAAACAAGTGGGTTgctgctgcaacaaaatgttgcagcgtggggAGTTTTCGTTCCAGACCAGGTAGGGCTttccctcagaaagttcttcctaatgtttagtcaaaatctcctttcatCCATTGATTTTAGTCCTgccctttggagcaggagaaaacaagcaaactCCATCTTCAGATATTAGAAGATGGCTTTCCCataaaatgtcaaggaaataaacaactacctgacttttagaaaacatctgatgtttttaatgtttgatgttttattgtgtttttaatattctgttgggagccgcccagagtggctggggaagcctgggcagatgggcggggtataagcaataaatcatcatcatcaccacccagtgctatttttccagaaaaaatggTGTCAGGGCTCacaatgaacttctcccttgttctcttagaatggcaatggcgcccacctgagaggtgctggagctcatagttttaaaaaaagccctgataTCACCTCTCACTCTTCTCCATACCCAACtttctccaccattcctcagaAAGCTAGGTTTTCAGAcccaaccaatccctcttcacggggatcactgggaattgtagctctcagaGGGGAATAGGAGACCTCCCTAACTCGCAGtgccctcaacaaactacagttcccagaatcctttgtggaGAGGAAATGATGCTGCTGCTTTAAAGTGTACAGTATGGAGCCCAAGTTGGTTCAGTTAATAAATTTGTGCCATGTGAAGAAGCATTTTTTTGGCCGTTCTGAACCACCTCACTAATCGGTTTCATTGGCGCAGCCCTGTTTCAGCAGAAGGCAGAACCCGGCTTTCCTCTGAGCATACACAAACTGCCAGGTGTTCCACATGCCTGCTTTTCTCCCTTTGCAAAGCCTTTTGAAGCAGACAGCTGCAGTCTGCAAAGATCTCCCTTAAGGCGTCTGTCCAGGAATGTGTCTCTCATTAGATTACAGACTTTGGAAGGGGGGGTGTTGAAGCTTATCGAAAAACTGCTGAAACCAGCAAACCTGGCGGGGGAATCTCCAAGCTATGGAGGTGGCGTCTGCTCCTTCAGCCCGGCACCCGTCTGCCTCCTGAACGAGGGCGGATCTAGCACCCTGAGGGCAATCGCCCAGATCCTGCCCTCTCATCAGTTTCAATTCCACAGCTTCTTCAGAGAGCCAGAGCTAACTTCAGCAAGTTGGGGTGGTGGTCAGAGGGCAAAAGGACAGAATGGTCAAAGTTGG
This genomic interval carries:
- the DPM3 gene encoding dolichol-phosphate mannosyltransferase subunit 3, which encodes MTKLLQWLWTLSILGAVWAALTLNLLGLDPLPPAWHQVLWPLPTYLLVAFGCYSLGVVGYRLATFNDCEEAAQELQEQIREAREDLSRRGLRF